A window of Gasterosteus aculeatus chromosome 9, fGasAcu3.hap1.1, whole genome shotgun sequence contains these coding sequences:
- the LOC120824969 gene encoding von Willebrand factor A domain-containing protein 7 isoform X3, whose translation MCAVSVLGVALLTVLSGHTVAFVPIGGGSPTHVSITGTALLQKVTETCRAVAEAAGHEFNPTGSSPEELVQACLGPTATGDVSGAKFHSALQEIYTQNGLVDRNFVTSAPHHFNSEAFLEGRGLIIEGLVAIKANIREENFQAARETLGRVLHTLQDFYSHSNWVELGYTEPYINLIRPDLPLENLAGISTATCSDCASGKCPNSILPNILKEKKLTSGYMGIFSAAKPKGKCSHGGAGDLTSTAEPRGGISKDERRADNVAFHNAAVNVATAASLQLLEDIRLAAGDNNFLRMMGIARSSVVCFVIDTTGSMSDDIEAARKAVYEIIDKKKGTQDEPSEYILVPFNDPDFGPMIRTTDADKMKREISLLRANGGGDTPEMCLSGLQVALTGAPDSSDIYVFTDAVAKDIYLKDTIMALISSTKSTVSFFLTSSGRRRRSLRASSFEDYKNLALASGGQAIEVSKSQLPQATDIILDTSTSALVTVLQRARNPGKQETFPFVLDESQKNITIYITAQSITFTLTNPAGVTQNHNEVSGKLGSINTVGNLWRIRLHADSMKGTWQINIISNQPYTLKVTGQSTITFIYDFVERFGGPHPGYAVLSGHPQAGQPAILMLSVIGRKGPSSVTLGDVSLVTVSGPETVRNSTITDMGNGDVLVTVDAVPEGEFVVSLKGTDKVSGSDFQRQSTTQMSVSKVNIKAVADKSMEPGKTFTLPFSVMTQGSGGQYSISARNDKNFPMSKPPSLTLITGQYANSSVTITPPAATASGNDVTVTLEAKSSSGADSNYIVLRFSVVTKITDFVPPLCEVVSVMADDCPRDVSQCDPFKWKLTATLSDGNGTGVESVSLRQGSGNLTTTLLSDPIIQANYTASCCSQIVEFVAVDTVGNVGKCYHSIITDFVPPLCEVVSVMADDCPRDVSQCDPFKWKLTATLSDGNGTGVESVSLRQGSGNLTTTLLSDPIIQANYTASCCSQIVEFVAVDTFGNVGKCYHSIVTDFVPPLCEVVSVMADDCPRDVSQCDPFKWKLTATLSDGNGTGVASVSLRQGSGNLTTTLLSDPIIQANYTASCCSQIVEFVAVDKFENVGKCYHSIVRSAGPPTLPASLPLCLCFLVSAFVLRF comes from the exons ATGTGCGCGGTGTCGGTGCTGGGCGTCGCCCTGCTGACCGTCCTATCCGGACACACGGTCGCCTTCGTACCGATCGGCGGCGGGTCACCAACTCATGTCAGCATTACGGGAACGGCTCTCCTGCAGAAAGTGACGGAGACATGCCGGGCGGTGGCCGAGGCAGCCGGTCATGAGTTCAATCCCACG GGTTCGTCTCCTGAGGAGCTGGTCCAGGCATGTCTAGGTCCCACAGCAACGGGAGACGTGTCTGGTGCCAAGTTTCACTCTGCTCTCCAAGAGATCTACACCCAGAATGGACTGGTAGACCGCAACTTTGTCACCAG TGCTCCACACCACTTCAACTCAGAGGCCTTTCTAGAGGGACGTGGCCTGATCATCGAGGGCCTGGTGGCCATTAAGGCGAACATTCGCGAAGAGAACTTCCAAGCAGCCAGAGAAACACTGGGCCGTGTCCTTCATACACTTCAG GACTTCTACAGCCACAGTAACTGGGTGGAGCTGGGATATACCGAGCCATACATTAACCTCATACGCCCGGACCTTCCTCTGGAAAACCTGgcag GTATCAGCACTGCCACCTGCAGCGACTGTGCAAGTGGAAAGTGTCCCAATTCCATTCTGCCCAACAtcctaaaagaaaagaaactcacGTCAGGTTACATGGGAATCTTCTCAGCTGCCAAGCCCAAAG GTAAATGTAGCCATGGAGGTGCAGGTGACCTGACGAGCACAGCAGAACCTCGTGGAGGCATCAGCAAAGATGAGCGCCGCGCCGACAATGTGGCCTTCCACAACGCTGCAGTGAATGTAGCAACAGCCGCCagcctccagctgctggaggacatccGGTTAGCTGCAGGGGACAATAACTTCCTGAG AATGATGGGGATTGCTCGCTCATCTGtcgtttgttttgttattgacACCACTGGCAGTATGTCAGATGACATCGAGGCGGCCAGGAAGGCTGTTTACGAaataattgataaaaaaaaaggaacgcaGGACGAGCCATCAGAGTACATTCTGGTGCCATTCAATGACCCCG ATTTTGGACCTATGATCAGGACAACGGACGCTgataaaatgaaaagagaaatctCTCTGCTGAGAGCGAATGGAGGTGGTGATACCCCTGAGATGTGCCTGTCAGGACTTCAG GTGGCTCTCACCGGTGCTCCTGACTCCTCCGACATCTACGTTTTCACCGATGCTGTTGCCAAAGACATTTACCTCAAGGACACTATCATGGCTCTAATCAGTAGCACCAAATCAACG GTGTCATTCTTTCTAACCAGCTCCGGTAGGCGCCGTCGTTCCCTCCGTGCTAGTTCCTTTGAAGACTACAAGAACCTGGCTTTGGCCTCTGGAGGCCAGGCCATCGAGGTGTCTAAGAGTCAGCTGCCTCAGGCCACAGATATCATTCTTGACACCTCCACTTCAGCTCTG GTGACAGTTCTTCAGCGAGCAAGGAACCCTGGGAAGCAGGAGACATTTCCCTTTGTGTTGGATGAATCTCAGAAAAATATCACAATCTACATCACAGCACAATCAATTACTTTCACGCTGACCAACCCGGCAG GTGTGACCCAGAACCATAATGAGGTCAGCGGTAAACTGGGGTCCATAAACACTGTGGGCAACCTGTGGAGAATTCGTCTCCACGCTGACAGCATGAAAGGGACCTGGCAGATCAACATCATTTCCAACCAACCATACACACTTAAAGTCACAG GTCAAAGTACTATTACTTTTATCTATGACTTTGTGGAGCGCTTCGGGGGACCTCACCCAGGTTACGCAGTCCTCAGTGGTCATCCACAAGCAG GCCAGCCGGCCATTCTGATGCTCTCAGTGATTGGTAGGAAAGGTCCATCCTCAGTGACCTTAGGAGACGTTTCCCTAGTAACTGTATCTGGTCCTGAGACTGTTAGAAATAGCACAATCACTGACATGGGCAACGGGGACGTCCTGGTGACTGTCGACGCCGTCCCTGAGGGGGAGTTTGTGGTCAGCCTTAAAGGAACTGACAAAGTGTCAGGGAGCGATTTTCAGAGACAGTCTACCACCCAGATGTCCGTCTCCAAAGTGAATATCAAG GCTGTGGCAGACAAAAGTATGGAGCCAGGAAAAACCTTCACTCTCCCCTTCAGTGTCATGACCCAGGGATCTGGTGGTCAGTACTCCATCAGCGCCAGAAACGACAAGAACTTCCCCATGTCCAAGCCACCCAG TCTCACCTTGATAACTGGACAATATGCTAATTCCTCTGTAACCATCACACCACCTGCCGCAACAGCATCAGGCAATGATGTCACTGTGACTCTGGAAGCCAAGTCGTCCAGTGGTGCTGACTCCAACTACATCGTTTTGAGGTTCTCTGTTGTTACCAAA ATTACAGATTTTGTTCCGCCTTTGTGTGAGGTGGTCAGTGTGATGGCTGATGATTGCCCTCGCGACGTGTCTCAGTGTGACCCTTTCAAGTGGAAACTAACAGCCACCCTCTCAGACGGAAATGGCACCGGAGTAGAGAGCGTGTCCCTACGCCAGGGCAGTGGAAACCTCACAACCACCTTGCTGAGTGATCCCATCATTCAGGCCAACTACACAGCATCCTGCTGCTCACAGATTGTTGAGTTTGTAGCTGTAGATACAGTCGGAAATGTGGGCAAGTGCTATCACTCCATT ATTACAGATTTTGTTCCACCTTTGTGTGAGGTGGTCAGTGTGATGGCTGATGATTGCCCTCGCGATGTGTCTCAGTGTGACCCTTTCAAGTGGAAACTTACAGCCACCCTCTCAGACGGAAATGGCACCGGAGTAGAGAGCGTGTCCCTACGCCAGGGCAGTGGAAACCTCACAACCACCTTGCTGAGTGATCCCATCATTCAGGCCAACTACACAGCATCCTGCTGCTCACAGATTGTTGAGTTTGTAGCTGTAGATACATTTGGAAATGTGGGCAAGTGCTATCACTCCATT GTTACAGATTTTGTTCCACCTTTGTGTGAGGTGGTCAGTGTGATGGCTGATGATTGCCCTCGCGATGTGTCTCAGTGTGACCCTTTCAAGTGGAAACTAACAGCCACCCTCTCAGACGGAAATGGCACCGGAGTAGCGAGCGTGTCCCTACGCCAGGGCAGTGGAAACCTCACAACCACCTTGCTGAGTGATCCCATCATTCAGGCCAACTACACAGCATCCTGCTGTTCACAGATTGTTGAGTTTGTAGCTGTAGATAAATTTGAAAATGTGGGCAAGTGCTATCACTCCATTGTACGCTCTGCAGGCCCTCCCACCTTACCTGCCTCGCTGCCactgtgtttgtgcttcctGGTGTCTGCCTTTGTTTTAAGGTTTTGA
- the LOC120824969 gene encoding von Willebrand factor A domain-containing protein 7 isoform X5 has translation MCAVSVLGVALLTVLSGHTVAFVPIGGGSPTHVSITGTALLQKVTETCRAVAEAAGHEFNPTGSSPEELVQACLGPTATGDVSGAKFHSALQEIYTQNGLVDRNFVTSAPHHFNSEAFLEGRGLIIEGLVAIKANIREENFQAARETLGRVLHTLQDFYSHSNWVELGYTEPYINLIRPDLPLENLAGISTATCSDCASGKCPNSILPNILKEKKLTSGYMGIFSAAKPKGKCSHGGAGDLTSTAEPRGGISKDERRADNVAFHNAAVNVATAASLQLLEDIRLAAGDNNFLRMMGIARSSVVCFVIDTTGSMSDDIEAARKAVYEIIDKKKGTQDEPSEYILVPFNDPDFGPMIRTTDADKMKREISLLRANGGGDTPEMCLSGLQVALTGAPDSSDIYVFTDAVAKDIYLKDTIMALISSTKSTVSFFLTSSGRRRRSLRASSFEDYKNLALASGGQAIEVSKSQLPQATDIILDTSTSALVTVLQRARNPGKQETFPFVLDESQKNITIYITAQSITFTLTNPAGVTQNHNEVSGKLGSINTVGNLWRIRLHADSMKGTWQINIISNQPYTLKVTGQSTITFIYDFVERFGGPHPGYAVLSGHPQAGQPAILMLSVIGRKGPSSVTLGDVSLVTVSGPETVRNSTITDMGNGDVLVTVDAVPEGEFVVSLKGTDKVSGSDFQRQSTTQMSVSKVNIKAVADKSMEPGKTFTLPFSVMTQGSGGQYSISARNDKNFPMSKPPSLTLITGQYANSSVTITPPAATASGNDVTVTLEAKSSSGADSNYIVLRFSVVTKITDFVPPLCEVVSVMADDCPRDVSQCDPFKWKLTATLSDGNGTGVESVSLRQGSGNLTTTLLSDPIIQANYTASCCSQIVEFVAVDTVGNVGKCYHSIVTDFVPPLCEVVSVMADDCPRDVSQCDPFKWKLTATLSDGNGTGVASVSLRQGSGNLTTTLLSDPIIQANYTASCCSQIVEFVAVDKFENVGKCYHSIVRSAGPPTLPASLPLCLCFLVSAFVLRF, from the exons ATGTGCGCGGTGTCGGTGCTGGGCGTCGCCCTGCTGACCGTCCTATCCGGACACACGGTCGCCTTCGTACCGATCGGCGGCGGGTCACCAACTCATGTCAGCATTACGGGAACGGCTCTCCTGCAGAAAGTGACGGAGACATGCCGGGCGGTGGCCGAGGCAGCCGGTCATGAGTTCAATCCCACG GGTTCGTCTCCTGAGGAGCTGGTCCAGGCATGTCTAGGTCCCACAGCAACGGGAGACGTGTCTGGTGCCAAGTTTCACTCTGCTCTCCAAGAGATCTACACCCAGAATGGACTGGTAGACCGCAACTTTGTCACCAG TGCTCCACACCACTTCAACTCAGAGGCCTTTCTAGAGGGACGTGGCCTGATCATCGAGGGCCTGGTGGCCATTAAGGCGAACATTCGCGAAGAGAACTTCCAAGCAGCCAGAGAAACACTGGGCCGTGTCCTTCATACACTTCAG GACTTCTACAGCCACAGTAACTGGGTGGAGCTGGGATATACCGAGCCATACATTAACCTCATACGCCCGGACCTTCCTCTGGAAAACCTGgcag GTATCAGCACTGCCACCTGCAGCGACTGTGCAAGTGGAAAGTGTCCCAATTCCATTCTGCCCAACAtcctaaaagaaaagaaactcacGTCAGGTTACATGGGAATCTTCTCAGCTGCCAAGCCCAAAG GTAAATGTAGCCATGGAGGTGCAGGTGACCTGACGAGCACAGCAGAACCTCGTGGAGGCATCAGCAAAGATGAGCGCCGCGCCGACAATGTGGCCTTCCACAACGCTGCAGTGAATGTAGCAACAGCCGCCagcctccagctgctggaggacatccGGTTAGCTGCAGGGGACAATAACTTCCTGAG AATGATGGGGATTGCTCGCTCATCTGtcgtttgttttgttattgacACCACTGGCAGTATGTCAGATGACATCGAGGCGGCCAGGAAGGCTGTTTACGAaataattgataaaaaaaaaggaacgcaGGACGAGCCATCAGAGTACATTCTGGTGCCATTCAATGACCCCG ATTTTGGACCTATGATCAGGACAACGGACGCTgataaaatgaaaagagaaatctCTCTGCTGAGAGCGAATGGAGGTGGTGATACCCCTGAGATGTGCCTGTCAGGACTTCAG GTGGCTCTCACCGGTGCTCCTGACTCCTCCGACATCTACGTTTTCACCGATGCTGTTGCCAAAGACATTTACCTCAAGGACACTATCATGGCTCTAATCAGTAGCACCAAATCAACG GTGTCATTCTTTCTAACCAGCTCCGGTAGGCGCCGTCGTTCCCTCCGTGCTAGTTCCTTTGAAGACTACAAGAACCTGGCTTTGGCCTCTGGAGGCCAGGCCATCGAGGTGTCTAAGAGTCAGCTGCCTCAGGCCACAGATATCATTCTTGACACCTCCACTTCAGCTCTG GTGACAGTTCTTCAGCGAGCAAGGAACCCTGGGAAGCAGGAGACATTTCCCTTTGTGTTGGATGAATCTCAGAAAAATATCACAATCTACATCACAGCACAATCAATTACTTTCACGCTGACCAACCCGGCAG GTGTGACCCAGAACCATAATGAGGTCAGCGGTAAACTGGGGTCCATAAACACTGTGGGCAACCTGTGGAGAATTCGTCTCCACGCTGACAGCATGAAAGGGACCTGGCAGATCAACATCATTTCCAACCAACCATACACACTTAAAGTCACAG GTCAAAGTACTATTACTTTTATCTATGACTTTGTGGAGCGCTTCGGGGGACCTCACCCAGGTTACGCAGTCCTCAGTGGTCATCCACAAGCAG GCCAGCCGGCCATTCTGATGCTCTCAGTGATTGGTAGGAAAGGTCCATCCTCAGTGACCTTAGGAGACGTTTCCCTAGTAACTGTATCTGGTCCTGAGACTGTTAGAAATAGCACAATCACTGACATGGGCAACGGGGACGTCCTGGTGACTGTCGACGCCGTCCCTGAGGGGGAGTTTGTGGTCAGCCTTAAAGGAACTGACAAAGTGTCAGGGAGCGATTTTCAGAGACAGTCTACCACCCAGATGTCCGTCTCCAAAGTGAATATCAAG GCTGTGGCAGACAAAAGTATGGAGCCAGGAAAAACCTTCACTCTCCCCTTCAGTGTCATGACCCAGGGATCTGGTGGTCAGTACTCCATCAGCGCCAGAAACGACAAGAACTTCCCCATGTCCAAGCCACCCAG TCTCACCTTGATAACTGGACAATATGCTAATTCCTCTGTAACCATCACACCACCTGCCGCAACAGCATCAGGCAATGATGTCACTGTGACTCTGGAAGCCAAGTCGTCCAGTGGTGCTGACTCCAACTACATCGTTTTGAGGTTCTCTGTTGTTACCAAA ATTACAGATTTTGTTCCGCCTTTGTGTGAGGTGGTCAGTGTGATGGCTGATGATTGCCCTCGCGACGTGTCTCAGTGTGACCCTTTCAAGTGGAAACTAACAGCCACCCTCTCAGACGGAAATGGCACCGGAGTAGAGAGCGTGTCCCTACGCCAGGGCAGTGGAAACCTCACAACCACCTTGCTGAGTGATCCCATCATTCAGGCCAACTACACAGCATCCTGCTGCTCACAGATTGTTGAGTTTGTAGCTGTAGATACAGTCGGAAATGTGGGCAAGTGCTATCACTCCATT GTTACAGATTTTGTTCCACCTTTGTGTGAGGTGGTCAGTGTGATGGCTGATGATTGCCCTCGCGATGTGTCTCAGTGTGACCCTTTCAAGTGGAAACTAACAGCCACCCTCTCAGACGGAAATGGCACCGGAGTAGCGAGCGTGTCCCTACGCCAGGGCAGTGGAAACCTCACAACCACCTTGCTGAGTGATCCCATCATTCAGGCCAACTACACAGCATCCTGCTGTTCACAGATTGTTGAGTTTGTAGCTGTAGATAAATTTGAAAATGTGGGCAAGTGCTATCACTCCATTGTACGCTCTGCAGGCCCTCCCACCTTACCTGCCTCGCTGCCactgtgtttgtgcttcctGGTGTCTGCCTTTGTTTTAAGGTTTTGA